The Nitratidesulfovibrio sp. SRB-5 genome includes a window with the following:
- a CDS encoding ABC transporter substrate-binding protein has product MPLFHLLCLLALPPLLAACNADNPHHQEDAAAPGVTDDAIHLASSLALTGHASYLGVQTLRGALSYIHHINDSGGVHGRRIQLTAVDDGYDPPRCLANTQRFLIEGDVFALFSYVGTPTTMRVLPLVEEARIPLVGMFTGANGLREPFNRYVFNVRASYYQETKAAVRHLVRDLGLTRIAVFYQYDAYGFDGLTGTEIALRELGLAPVARGSYVRGTTKVEDGLRRILAADAQAVVMVGTYEPSARFIRLAEQAGLRAVFHCLSFTGAEELARLLGNAPVNPVTMSQVVPPPRAKETPDLLTAAADYVQLLHRYFPDETPNTIGLEGYVNARILVEGLRRAGRDLTRESFMRALESLRDYPLGGSTYVSFSPESRQGMNQVYFTRLHDGQFELIRDFREVHPLPGPAPEAGQDPLPDPGGAVGPDNGSGPDSASSVPAPAPSPTPGSAEARS; this is encoded by the coding sequence CCCCTTTTTCACCTGTTGTGCCTGCTGGCCCTGCCCCCCCTGCTGGCCGCCTGCAACGCCGACAATCCTCACCATCAGGAAGACGCCGCCGCGCCGGGCGTCACCGACGACGCCATCCATCTCGCCTCGTCCCTCGCCCTGACCGGGCATGCCAGCTACCTTGGCGTGCAGACCCTGCGCGGCGCGCTGTCGTACATCCACCACATCAACGACTCCGGCGGGGTGCACGGGCGGCGCATCCAGCTCACCGCCGTGGACGACGGGTACGATCCGCCCCGCTGCCTTGCCAACACCCAGCGGTTTCTCATCGAGGGCGACGTGTTCGCCCTGTTCAGCTACGTGGGCACGCCCACCACCATGCGGGTGCTGCCGCTGGTGGAAGAGGCGCGCATCCCGCTGGTGGGCATGTTCACCGGGGCCAACGGCCTGCGCGAGCCGTTCAACCGCTACGTGTTCAACGTGCGCGCCTCGTACTACCAGGAAACCAAGGCCGCCGTGCGCCATCTGGTGCGCGACCTTGGGCTGACGCGCATTGCCGTGTTCTACCAGTACGACGCCTACGGCTTCGACGGGCTGACCGGCACGGAAATAGCCTTGCGCGAACTGGGCCTGGCCCCGGTGGCGCGCGGCTCGTACGTGCGCGGCACCACCAAGGTGGAAGACGGGCTGCGCCGCATCCTGGCCGCCGACGCCCAGGCCGTGGTCATGGTGGGCACCTACGAGCCCTCGGCCCGGTTCATCCGTCTGGCGGAACAGGCGGGCCTGCGCGCGGTGTTCCACTGCCTGTCGTTCACCGGGGCAGAGGAACTGGCCCGGCTGCTGGGCAATGCGCCGGTGAATCCGGTGACCATGTCGCAGGTGGTGCCGCCCCCGCGCGCCAAGGAAACCCCCGACCTGCTGACCGCCGCCGCCGACTACGTGCAGCTGCTGCACCGCTACTTTCCCGACGAGACGCCCAACACCATCGGCCTTGAAGGCTACGTCAACGCGCGCATCCTGGTGGAAGGGCTGCGCCGCGCGGGCCGCGACCTGACCCGCGAAAGCTTCATGCGGGCCCTGGAGTCGCTGCGCGACTACCCGCTGGGCGGCAGCACCTACGTGTCCTTTTCGCCCGAGAGCAGGCAGGGCATGAACCAGGTGTACTTCACCCGGCTGCACGACGGGCAGTTCGAACTGATCCGCGACTTCCGCGAGGTGCACCCCCTGCCCGGGCCAGCCCCCGAGGCCGGACAGGATCCCCTGCCCGATCCGGGCGGCGCGGTCGGTCCGGACAACGGTTCCGGTCCGGATAGCGCCTCCTCCGTACCGGCTCCGGCACCCTCCCCCACCCCCGGCAGCGCGGAGGCACGGTCATGA